From a region of the Agromyces ramosus genome:
- a CDS encoding M23 family metallopeptidase — MTATPPNIAGPAGPAARARHRRNGAGIAAASVLVVGTFAAFASISPAAAGALALGIDEPARSSPPLEYALPWHWPVPAPIRVIEPFRAPATPYAAGHRGVDLAAEPGAAVVAPDGGVVSFAGSVAGRGVVAIDHGDGVVSAIEPVSAAVAAGTVVIAGDVIGTVSAGGHCDARCVHFGVRVHGEYVSPFLFLGGLPRAVLLPTAE, encoded by the coding sequence ATGACCGCCACTCCCCCGAACATCGCCGGCCCCGCCGGCCCCGCCGCCCGAGCCCGTCATCGACGCAACGGCGCCGGCATCGCTGCAGCATCTGTGCTCGTCGTCGGGACGTTCGCCGCATTCGCGTCGATCTCGCCGGCAGCGGCCGGAGCCCTCGCGCTCGGCATCGACGAGCCGGCCCGCTCCTCGCCTCCGCTCGAGTACGCGTTGCCGTGGCACTGGCCGGTGCCCGCGCCCATCCGCGTGATCGAGCCGTTCCGCGCACCGGCCACGCCGTATGCGGCGGGACACCGGGGCGTCGACCTCGCGGCGGAGCCGGGTGCCGCAGTCGTCGCTCCCGACGGGGGCGTGGTGAGCTTCGCGGGATCGGTCGCGGGGCGGGGCGTCGTCGCGATCGACCACGGCGACGGCGTCGTCAGCGCGATCGAGCCGGTCTCTGCCGCCGTGGCCGCCGGCACGGTGGTGATCGCCGGAGATGTGATCGGCACGGTTTCCGCCGGCGGTCACTGCGATGCGCGATGTGTCCACTTCGGCGTGCGCGTGCACGGCGAGTACGTGTCGCCGTTCCTCTTCCTCGGCGGCTTGCCGCGTGCGGTGCTGCTCCCCACTGCGGAGTGA
- the tsf gene encoding translation elongation factor Ts, whose protein sequence is MANFTLEDVKNLRERLGTGMVDTKNALVEADGDVEKAVEILRLKGAKGNAKRADRSTAEGLVAAVDNGDGTATLIELACETDFVAKGDKFVGLADRVLAAVAAARADSVESALAAPADGKTVADVIGDEAAILGEKVELRRIRLVKGEHFSIYLHKTSKDLPPQVGVVLGYAGADGETARSVAQHISFANPEYLAREDVPADAVEKERGIVEQISREEGKPEAALPKIIEGRLGAFFKQVALLEQDYAKDNKLSVAKVLSDAGLTVSDFARFKVGA, encoded by the coding sequence ATGGCCAACTTCACTCTGGAAGACGTCAAGAACCTGCGCGAGCGCCTCGGCACCGGCATGGTCGACACGAAGAACGCACTCGTGGAGGCCGACGGTGACGTCGAGAAGGCGGTCGAGATCCTCCGCCTGAAGGGCGCGAAGGGCAATGCCAAGCGTGCCGACCGCTCCACCGCCGAGGGCCTCGTGGCCGCCGTCGACAACGGCGACGGCACCGCGACACTCATCGAGCTCGCCTGCGAGACCGACTTCGTCGCCAAGGGCGACAAGTTCGTCGGCCTCGCCGACCGCGTGCTCGCGGCCGTCGCGGCGGCTCGCGCCGACTCGGTCGAGTCCGCGCTCGCTGCACCCGCCGACGGCAAGACCGTCGCCGACGTGATCGGCGACGAGGCGGCAATCCTCGGCGAGAAGGTCGAACTGCGGCGCATCCGCCTCGTCAAGGGCGAGCACTTCTCGATCTACCTGCACAAGACGTCGAAGGACCTCCCGCCGCAGGTCGGCGTCGTGCTCGGGTACGCCGGTGCCGACGGTGAGACCGCTCGTTCCGTTGCACAGCACATCTCGTTCGCGAACCCCGAGTACCTCGCCCGCGAGGACGTCCCGGCTGACGCGGTCGAGAAGGAGCGCGGCATCGTCGAGCAGATCTCGCGCGAGGAGGGCAAGCCTGAGGCCGCCCTTCCGAAGATCATCGAAGGCCGCCTCGGCGCGTTCTTCAAGCAGGTCGCACTGCTCGAGCAGGACTACGCGAAGGACAACAAGCTGTCCGTCGCCAAGGTCCTCTCCGACGCGGGCCTCACGGTGAGCGACTTCGCTCGCTTCAAGGTCGGCGCTTAG
- a CDS encoding phosphatidate cytidylyltransferase: MSGVPEEDQSDAGGHERTSRDEFRAQVHARKADLERQFGASKAQFDEAQEKIKARTGRNLIVAILIGLAFGAAVLLSLLVIKELFLVFAVLIAGFASYELTQALRKGGYLVPRIPTVVVAVLAVPIAYYGGAGGQLLAVLGGILVVTLWRLGEQAVPALRRSGASLARDLAAGAFVQGYVTFLATFAVVLTAAEGGQWWTLAFIIVAVAADTGAYAFGLAFGKHKMAPIISPKKTWEGFAGGAAASLVAGVLLSTLMLGNTWWFGLIFGAAIFLSATLGDLVESLIKRDIGIKDMSSWLPGHGGFLDRLDSILPSAAVAFVAFRIFG; encoded by the coding sequence ATGTCGGGCGTCCCAGAAGAGGACCAGTCGGACGCCGGGGGGCATGAACGAACCTCGCGCGATGAGTTCCGCGCACAGGTGCACGCCCGCAAGGCGGACCTCGAGCGGCAGTTCGGGGCCTCCAAGGCGCAGTTCGACGAGGCACAGGAGAAGATCAAGGCGCGCACCGGTCGCAACCTCATCGTCGCGATCCTGATCGGCCTCGCCTTCGGCGCGGCAGTGCTGTTGAGCCTCCTGGTCATCAAGGAACTGTTCCTCGTGTTCGCGGTGCTCATCGCGGGCTTCGCGAGCTATGAGCTGACCCAGGCCCTGCGCAAGGGCGGCTACCTCGTGCCGAGGATCCCGACCGTGGTCGTGGCGGTCCTCGCGGTGCCGATCGCGTACTACGGCGGCGCAGGCGGCCAGCTCCTGGCGGTGCTCGGCGGCATCCTCGTCGTCACGCTGTGGCGCCTCGGCGAGCAGGCCGTACCCGCGCTCCGCCGCTCAGGAGCCTCGCTTGCGCGCGACCTCGCCGCGGGTGCGTTCGTGCAGGGATACGTGACGTTCCTCGCGACGTTCGCCGTCGTGCTGACCGCCGCCGAGGGCGGCCAATGGTGGACCCTCGCGTTCATCATCGTCGCGGTCGCGGCCGACACCGGCGCATACGCGTTCGGGCTGGCGTTCGGCAAGCACAAGATGGCGCCGATCATCAGCCCGAAGAAGACGTGGGAGGGATTCGCCGGGGGTGCTGCGGCGAGCCTCGTCGCCGGCGTCCTGCTGTCGACGCTGATGCTGGGCAACACCTGGTGGTTCGGGCTCATCTTCGGCGCGGCGATCTTCCTCAGCGCCACCCTCGGCGATCTCGTCGAGTCGCTCATCAAGCGCGACATCGGCATCAAGGACATGAGCTCCTGGCTGCCGGGCCACGGCGGCTTCCTCGATCGCCTCGACTCGATCCTGCCCTCGGCCGCCGTGGCGTTCGTGGCGTTCCGGATCTTCGGGTGA
- a CDS encoding DivIVA domain-containing protein → MAVEETEFTQVFRGYDKDEVDKALNGLRRDIIAANNQSADNAKENKRLLARIEELTAELEEVGSPTFSGLGTKLENTLRVAEEQSTRLIAQADIDAEKLRRAAEDEAHLLRSDAHELAERTLTEARSQANRILENARAEADDMISRSHESSEQLRQDAARDAAAIRGAVATETAELRSSAKRESAAMTAAAERKASEILVAANAEATEARATAAGLTQETEQTRAEVAIELDRARADLARETEQARIDLAAETEQARLDLERESAEARAAIDAEIAERRAALVHELEQARTDLDRELEASRVELAEQREQAKVDREREAEAARLKLQHELERIRAKHAADLEQMRADLALEQEQARADFDAESEQARIDLDNQLTAMRKKTTHEVNRMRREIEKAHLDLESELSTKRDEAEQELLTAHQEAVAQTQKFLDDANAELAEAVARTAESRAEADRLETEVRAEIAVVRDKADDEARDRIAAAHDHARKLIADAEERTRALVADAEDRLSQIRIERDAVAGYFESLRGVLTQAEQVAAKTK, encoded by the coding sequence ATGGCCGTCGAAGAGACCGAGTTCACGCAGGTGTTCCGCGGATACGACAAGGACGAGGTCGATAAGGCCCTCAACGGGCTGCGTCGCGACATCATCGCCGCGAACAACCAGTCCGCTGACAACGCGAAAGAGAACAAGCGCCTGCTGGCGCGCATCGAGGAGCTCACGGCCGAGCTCGAAGAGGTCGGCAGCCCCACCTTCTCCGGCCTCGGCACCAAGCTCGAGAACACGCTCCGCGTCGCCGAAGAGCAGTCGACGCGACTCATCGCACAGGCGGACATCGACGCCGAGAAGCTTCGCCGCGCGGCCGAAGACGAGGCGCACCTCCTGCGCTCCGACGCGCACGAGCTCGCCGAGCGCACGCTCACCGAGGCGCGCTCGCAGGCGAACCGCATCCTCGAGAACGCCCGCGCCGAAGCCGACGACATGATCTCGCGCTCGCATGAGTCGAGCGAGCAGCTTCGTCAAGACGCCGCACGCGATGCCGCCGCCATCCGCGGCGCCGTCGCCACTGAGACGGCCGAGCTGCGCTCGAGCGCGAAGCGCGAGTCCGCGGCGATGACCGCTGCCGCCGAGCGCAAGGCCTCCGAGATCCTGGTCGCGGCGAACGCCGAGGCGACTGAGGCACGCGCTACCGCAGCCGGCCTCACCCAGGAGACCGAGCAGACCCGCGCCGAGGTCGCCATCGAGCTCGACCGTGCCCGTGCAGACCTCGCCCGCGAGACCGAACAGGCGCGCATCGACCTGGCCGCCGAGACCGAGCAGGCCCGCCTCGACCTCGAGCGCGAATCAGCCGAAGCCCGCGCCGCCATCGACGCCGAGATCGCCGAGCGCCGCGCAGCGCTCGTGCACGAGCTCGAGCAGGCACGCACCGATCTCGACCGTGAGCTCGAGGCCAGCCGCGTCGAGCTCGCCGAGCAGCGCGAGCAGGCGAAGGTCGACCGCGAGCGTGAGGCCGAGGCAGCACGCCTCAAGCTCCAGCACGAGCTCGAGCGCATCCGCGCCAAGCACGCGGCCGACCTCGAGCAGATGCGCGCAGACCTCGCCCTCGAGCAGGAGCAGGCTCGAGCCGACTTCGATGCGGAGTCCGAGCAGGCCCGCATCGATCTCGACAACCAGCTCACCGCCATGCGCAAGAAGACGACGCACGAGGTCAACCGCATGCGGCGCGAGATCGAGAAGGCCCACCTCGACCTCGAGTCCGAACTGTCGACGAAGCGCGACGAGGCCGAGCAGGAGCTGCTCACCGCGCACCAGGAAGCCGTCGCGCAGACGCAGAAGTTCCTCGACGACGCGAACGCCGAGCTCGCCGAGGCGGTCGCCCGCACCGCCGAGAGCCGTGCCGAGGCCGACCGCCTCGAGACCGAGGTCCGCGCCGAGATCGCCGTCGTTCGCGACAAGGCCGACGATGAGGCGCGCGATCGCATCGCCGCGGCGCACGACCACGCGCGCAAGCTCATCGCCGATGCCGAGGAGCGCACCCGTGCGCTCGTGGCCGACGCCGAAGACCGCTTGTCGCAGATTAGGATCGAGCGCGACGCTGTCGCCGGCTACTTCGAGAGCCTGCGCGGCGTGCTGACGCAGGCCGAACAGGTGGCTGCCAAGACGAAGTAG
- a CDS encoding tyrosine-type recombinase/integrase codes for MSLDRLLDDYLAHVRLERGYSEHTVAAYGGDLADLLTFAEERGGAEPEAIDLPLLRDWLWSATERGLARASIARRAASARGFTAWLARSGHLANDPGVRLKAPRAQRTLPRVVAAPALDEALAGLHARAAGGDPVAVRDAAIAELLYASALRVSELVGLDLGDVDRRRRTVRVTGKGSKERVVPYGAPAARALDRYLDEARPAMIAAAQAAQAAQAARRETAAGPSPIASPQIDAVFLGSRGARMGVRSVHRFVASLLESIPGTGPSGPHALRHSAATHLLDGGADLRAVQEFLGHASLGTTQIYTHVSAERLKQSYRTAHPRA; via the coding sequence GTGAGCCTCGACCGACTCCTCGACGACTATCTCGCGCACGTGCGCCTCGAGCGTGGCTACTCCGAGCACACGGTCGCCGCGTATGGGGGAGACCTCGCCGACCTGCTCACCTTCGCCGAGGAACGGGGCGGCGCAGAGCCCGAGGCGATCGATCTCCCCCTGCTCCGCGACTGGCTGTGGAGCGCCACCGAGCGAGGCCTCGCCCGTGCGAGCATCGCCCGCCGCGCGGCATCGGCACGGGGCTTCACCGCGTGGCTCGCACGCAGCGGACACCTCGCCAACGATCCGGGCGTGCGCCTCAAGGCGCCCCGCGCGCAACGGACGCTGCCACGGGTCGTGGCGGCCCCCGCGCTCGATGAAGCCCTCGCCGGCCTGCACGCGCGGGCCGCGGGCGGTGACCCTGTGGCGGTGCGGGACGCCGCCATCGCCGAGCTCCTCTATGCCTCGGCGCTTCGTGTGTCGGAACTCGTCGGCCTCGACCTCGGCGACGTCGATCGTCGACGGCGCACGGTGCGCGTCACCGGCAAGGGATCCAAGGAGCGCGTCGTGCCCTACGGTGCGCCGGCGGCCCGAGCGCTCGACCGCTATCTCGACGAGGCGCGCCCCGCGATGATCGCCGCAGCGCAGGCGGCCCAGGCGGCCCAGGCGGCCCGCCGCGAGACCGCCGCCGGCCCGTCTCCAATTGCGTCACCCCAGATCGACGCGGTCTTCCTTGGTTCACGTGGTGCCCGGATGGGAGTCCGCAGCGTGCACCGGTTCGTGGCGTCGCTGCTCGAGTCGATTCCAGGCACCGGGCCGAGCGGCCCGCACGCGCTCCGCCACAGTGCCGCGACGCACCTGCTCGACGGCGGCGCCGACCTGCGCGCGGTGCAGGAGTTCCTCGGCCACGCGAGTCTCGGCACCACGCAGATCTACACGCACGTCTCGGCCGAACGACTCAAGCAGAGCTACCGCACGGCGCATCCGCGCGCGTGA
- the rpsB gene encoding 30S ribosomal protein S2, whose product MAVVTIRQLLDSGVHFGHQTRRWNPKMKRFIFTERSGIYIIDLQQSLGYIDKAYDFVKDTVAHGGTILFVGTKKQAQESIAEQATRVGQPYVNQRWLGGLLTNFQTVSKRLARMKELEELDFEGTTSGFTKKELLIKKRELDKLHKSLGGIRNLSKTPSALWVVDTKKEHLAIDEAKKLGIPVIGILDTNCDPDEVQYPIPGNDDAIRSVSLLTRIIADAAAEGLIERHQKPEAEGNVSAVEPLAEWEQELLQVQTPEQSSPETAKVDGETAEAEELAEVVEAVSADATAEAATESPADAEAAVEAEPVVEAEADAAVEAEPVVETEPAAESK is encoded by the coding sequence ATGGCCGTCGTCACCATTCGCCAGCTGCTCGACAGCGGCGTGCACTTCGGGCACCAGACCCGCCGTTGGAACCCGAAGATGAAGCGGTTCATCTTCACGGAGCGTTCCGGCATCTACATCATCGACCTGCAGCAGTCGCTCGGCTACATCGACAAGGCCTACGACTTCGTCAAGGACACCGTCGCCCACGGCGGCACCATCCTCTTCGTCGGCACGAAGAAGCAGGCCCAGGAGTCCATCGCCGAGCAGGCGACGCGCGTCGGCCAGCCCTACGTCAACCAGCGCTGGCTCGGTGGCCTCCTCACCAACTTCCAGACGGTCTCCAAGCGCCTCGCGCGCATGAAGGAGCTCGAGGAGCTCGACTTCGAAGGCACCACGAGTGGCTTCACCAAGAAGGAACTCCTCATCAAGAAGCGCGAGCTCGACAAGCTGCACAAGTCGCTCGGCGGCATCCGCAACCTGTCGAAGACGCCGTCGGCCCTCTGGGTGGTCGACACCAAGAAGGAGCACCTCGCGATCGACGAGGCCAAGAAGCTCGGCATCCCCGTCATCGGCATCCTCGACACGAACTGCGACCCCGACGAGGTCCAGTACCCGATCCCGGGTAACGACGACGCGATCCGTTCCGTCAGCCTGCTGACCCGCATCATCGCGGATGCTGCAGCTGAGGGCCTCATCGAGCGTCACCAGAAGCCCGAGGCCGAAGGCAACGTCTCCGCCGTCGAGCCGCTCGCCGAGTGGGAGCAGGAGCTCCTCCAGGTGCAGACCCCCGAGCAGTCCTCGCCCGAGACCGCCAAGGTCGATGGCGAGACCGCTGAGGCCGAAGAGCTCGCCGAGGTCGTCGAGGCCGTGTCGGCGGATGCCACCGCAGAGGCTGCGACCGAGTCGCCCGCCGACGCCGAGGCCGCTGTCGAGGCTGAGCCGGTCGTCGAGGCTGAGGCCGACGCCGCAGTCGAGGCCGAGCCGGTCGTCGAGACCGAGCCCGCTGCCGAGTCCAAGTAA
- a CDS encoding AI-2E family transporter, which translates to MKIQNAFRIGLVGTLGVGVGLLILTSIATLSTIITYIGAALFLALGLDPAISWLERRGLPRWAAILIVMTGVGLLVAALVLAVVPIIVDQVGQLVEELPRIIARVNSEDWIEALKQQFPQVPIDEINAQVTNGINDFFTNPDKLSELAGGVLQVAVAIGAGVFAVVIVFILTLYFAAALNTMKRATYQLVPASKRARFADLTEQITQSVGRYVLGQVSLAAINGVLSFVFLSIIQAPFPAVLAFLAFFFSLIPLVGTLTGSVLIVLVCLIPGLGSPLTALVAAIYYVVYMQVEAYILSPRVMNRAVKVPGALVVIAALAGGSLLGILGALIAIPVAAAALLIIKQVVIPRQNEL; encoded by the coding sequence ATGAAGATCCAGAACGCGTTCCGCATCGGCCTCGTCGGCACCCTCGGTGTCGGCGTGGGCCTGCTCATCCTCACCTCGATCGCGACGCTGTCGACGATCATCACCTACATCGGCGCTGCACTCTTCCTGGCCCTCGGCCTCGACCCGGCGATCAGCTGGCTCGAGCGCCGGGGGCTGCCACGTTGGGCGGCCATCCTCATCGTGATGACGGGAGTCGGACTGCTCGTCGCCGCGTTGGTGCTCGCGGTCGTGCCGATCATCGTCGACCAGGTCGGCCAGCTCGTCGAGGAGCTCCCCCGCATCATCGCCCGGGTGAACTCGGAAGACTGGATCGAAGCGCTCAAGCAGCAGTTCCCCCAAGTCCCGATCGACGAGATCAACGCCCAGGTCACGAACGGCATCAACGACTTCTTCACCAACCCCGACAAGCTCAGCGAGCTCGCGGGCGGGGTACTCCAAGTGGCTGTCGCCATCGGCGCGGGCGTCTTCGCCGTGGTCATCGTCTTCATCCTGACGCTCTACTTCGCGGCCGCCCTGAACACCATGAAGCGGGCGACGTACCAGCTCGTGCCCGCGTCGAAGCGTGCCCGTTTCGCCGACCTCACCGAGCAGATCACGCAATCGGTCGGTCGGTACGTGCTCGGGCAGGTCTCGCTCGCCGCCATCAACGGCGTCCTGAGCTTCGTGTTCCTGTCGATCATCCAGGCACCGTTCCCCGCAGTGCTGGCGTTTCTCGCATTCTTCTTCTCGCTGATCCCGCTCGTCGGCACGCTCACGGGCTCGGTGCTGATCGTCCTCGTCTGCCTGATCCCCGGCCTCGGCTCCCCGCTCACCGCACTGGTCGCGGCGATCTACTACGTCGTCTACATGCAGGTCGAGGCCTACATCCTGAGCCCGCGCGTCATGAACCGCGCCGTGAAGGTGCCTGGCGCGCTCGTGGTGATCGCCGCCCTCGCGGGCGGTTCCCTCCTCGGGATCCTCGGCGCACTGATCGCGATCCCCGTCGCCGCGGCGGCGCTGCTGATCATCAAGCAGGTCGTGATTCCGCGGCAGAACGAGCTGTAG
- a CDS encoding DivIVA domain-containing protein, with protein MDSTFPRARKPRLGYNTIQVEEFLQLARRAYDGTARPDDPPLTSDRIRLTAFAMQKGGYSTSHVDAALERLEDAFAAQERQVAARLRGNEAWLHEARTTAQVVSNRLARPEGHRFDRVNPLVRGYSTREVDRFADKLTRYFRDGWPISVDDVRTVVFKTQRGGYREAQVDLLLDAVVDVMLAVR; from the coding sequence GTGGATTCCACCTTCCCTCGCGCGCGCAAGCCCCGGCTCGGCTACAACACGATCCAAGTCGAGGAGTTCCTCCAGCTGGCGCGCCGTGCCTATGACGGCACCGCGAGGCCGGACGACCCGCCGCTGACCTCCGATCGCATCCGACTCACCGCCTTCGCGATGCAGAAGGGCGGCTACTCCACTTCGCACGTCGATGCAGCTCTCGAGCGGCTCGAAGACGCCTTCGCGGCACAGGAACGCCAGGTGGCGGCGCGCCTGCGCGGCAACGAGGCGTGGCTGCACGAGGCACGCACGACCGCTCAGGTCGTCTCCAACCGGCTCGCTCGGCCGGAGGGGCACCGCTTCGACCGGGTGAACCCCCTCGTCCGCGGCTACAGCACTCGCGAGGTCGACCGGTTCGCCGACAAGCTGACGCGCTACTTCCGCGACGGCTGGCCGATCTCCGTCGACGACGTGCGTACGGTCGTGTTCAAGACCCAGCGTGGCGGCTACCGAGAGGCCCAGGTCGACCTGCTGCTCGACGCGGTCGTCGACGTCATGCTGGCGGTGCGATGA
- a CDS encoding alpha/beta hydrolase → MSSEHDEVEIRAGIELPARREEIELRTGDGLTLVGELATPLERDPVATLVTLHPLPTAGGFMDSHILRKAAARLPALADLAVLRFNTRGTASPRGTSDGAFGEGIEERADVAAAMAFVEARALPHPWLVGWSFGTELALKYGLEHRIEGAILLSPPLHRTSAEELARWQGATPSLVAIIPEHDDYLRPAEAAERFAGLPHVRRIDVAGGKHLWVGEAQTRRVLDEIVATVNPAALPLPTRWPAASVQG, encoded by the coding sequence GTGAGCAGCGAACACGACGAGGTCGAGATCCGTGCGGGCATCGAACTGCCTGCGCGCCGTGAGGAGATCGAGTTGCGCACCGGCGACGGGCTCACGCTCGTCGGCGAACTGGCGACGCCGCTCGAGCGCGACCCGGTGGCGACGCTCGTGACGTTGCATCCGCTGCCCACGGCCGGTGGCTTCATGGACTCCCACATCCTGCGTAAGGCCGCCGCCCGCCTGCCGGCTCTCGCCGATCTCGCGGTGCTGCGTTTCAACACCCGTGGCACGGCGTCTCCGCGCGGTACGAGCGACGGCGCCTTCGGCGAGGGCATCGAGGAGCGAGCGGATGTCGCGGCCGCGATGGCCTTCGTCGAAGCCCGCGCCCTGCCGCATCCGTGGCTCGTGGGCTGGTCCTTCGGCACCGAGCTCGCCCTGAAGTACGGCCTCGAGCATCGAATCGAGGGTGCGATCCTGCTCTCGCCTCCACTGCATCGCACGAGCGCCGAGGAGCTGGCCCGGTGGCAGGGCGCCACGCCGTCGCTCGTCGCGATCATCCCCGAGCACGACGACTACCTGCGGCCGGCAGAGGCCGCCGAGCGATTCGCCGGCCTGCCGCACGTACGCCGCATCGACGTCGCGGGCGGCAAGCACCTCTGGGTCGGCGAGGCACAGACGCGCCGCGTGCTCGACGAGATCGTGGCGACGGTGAATCCGGCTGCGCTTCCTTTGCCGACGCGTTGGCCGGCGGCATCCGTTCAGGGCTGA
- the pyrH gene encoding UMP kinase gives MTERKRRVMLKLSGEAFGGGALGVNPDVVGALAKEIADAARTVEVAIVVGGGNFFRGAELSQRGMDRGRADYMGMLGTVMNSLALQDFLEQAGAETRVQSAISMTQVAEPYIPRRAERHLEKGRVVIFGAGAGLPYFSTDTVAAQRALEIDAEVVLVAKNGVDGVYSDDPRTNPDAHKIDRISYQEALQRGLKVVDSTAFSLCMDNGMPMQVFGMAPAGNVTAAILGADLGTIVSNGEQPSTR, from the coding sequence ATGACTGAACGCAAGCGCAGGGTGATGCTCAAACTGTCGGGCGAGGCATTCGGCGGAGGTGCGCTCGGCGTGAATCCCGACGTCGTCGGCGCGCTCGCGAAGGAGATCGCCGATGCCGCGCGCACCGTGGAGGTCGCGATCGTGGTCGGCGGTGGCAACTTCTTCCGCGGCGCCGAGCTCTCGCAGCGCGGGATGGACCGCGGCCGTGCCGACTACATGGGCATGCTCGGCACCGTGATGAACTCGCTGGCGCTGCAGGACTTCCTCGAGCAGGCCGGCGCGGAGACGCGCGTGCAGTCGGCGATCTCGATGACGCAGGTCGCCGAGCCCTACATCCCGCGTCGCGCCGAGCGGCACCTCGAGAAGGGCCGGGTCGTGATCTTCGGCGCGGGCGCAGGACTCCCGTACTTCTCGACCGATACCGTCGCCGCGCAGCGTGCGCTCGAGATCGACGCCGAGGTCGTGCTCGTCGCGAAGAACGGCGTCGACGGCGTCTACTCCGACGACCCCCGAACCAATCCCGATGCCCACAAGATCGACCGGATCAGCTACCAGGAGGCGCTGCAGCGCGGCCTCAAGGTCGTCGACTCGACCGCGTTCAGCCTCTGCATGGACAACGGCATGCCGATGCAGGTCTTCGGCATGGCGCCCGCCGGCAACGTGACCGCCGCGATCCTCGGAGCCGACCTCGGCACGATCGTGAGCAACGGCGAGCAGCCCTCCACTCGATAG
- the frr gene encoding ribosome recycling factor, producing the protein MIADVLSDATARMHKAVEVAKDDFSNVRTGRANPQLFQKILVSYYGTPTPLAQLASLQNPEARTLLVTPYDKGALRDIEQAIRDTPNLGANPSNDGNIIRVTLPELTEERRKEYVKIVRGKAEDAKVSVRNIRRKAKDDLDALKGEVGDDEVSRGEKELEQITKSNVDAIDDALKRKEAELLEV; encoded by the coding sequence GTGATCGCGGATGTACTTTCCGATGCCACCGCACGCATGCACAAGGCCGTCGAAGTCGCCAAAGACGACTTCTCGAACGTGCGAACCGGCCGGGCGAACCCCCAGCTCTTCCAGAAGATCCTCGTGAGCTACTACGGCACGCCGACTCCGCTCGCGCAGCTCGCGTCGCTGCAGAACCCCGAGGCTCGCACGCTGCTCGTCACGCCCTACGACAAGGGCGCGCTCCGCGACATCGAGCAGGCTATCCGCGACACGCCGAACCTCGGTGCGAACCCGTCGAACGACGGCAACATCATCCGGGTCACGCTGCCCGAGCTCACCGAGGAGCGGCGCAAGGAGTACGTCAAGATCGTCCGGGGCAAGGCCGAAGACGCGAAGGTGTCGGTGCGCAACATCCGGCGCAAGGCGAAAGACGACCTCGACGCCCTGAAGGGCGAGGTCGGCGACGACGAGGTCTCGCGGGGTGAGAAGGAACTCGAGCAGATCACGAAGTCGAACGTCGATGCGATCGACGACGCGCTGAAGCGCAAGGAAGCCGAACTCCTCGAGGTCTGA
- a CDS encoding lytic transglycosylase domain-containing protein encodes MGRHNGIDEAAEPRRVVVSAARKPGGVKQAATVVFAFVASVSFLLVNVVDPFSGATASPDFAFDRERFGGEQVQDVTVDGEYTIAVGREEYVVEKKPEPVRLAPASTSSASGWAPPAITPDPGSAQAYAAGAVAARGWSSSEFDCLVALWSKESGWRVNAYNASSGAYGIPQALPGSKMATAGADWETNAATQVEWGLGYVSGRYGTPCGAWAHSQDVGWY; translated from the coding sequence GTGGGTAGGCACAATGGCATCGATGAGGCGGCTGAACCGCGCCGTGTCGTCGTGAGCGCCGCACGCAAGCCCGGTGGCGTGAAGCAGGCGGCAACCGTCGTCTTCGCGTTCGTCGCATCCGTGAGCTTCCTGCTCGTCAACGTCGTCGACCCGTTCTCCGGCGCGACGGCATCGCCCGATTTCGCCTTCGACCGCGAACGGTTCGGCGGAGAGCAGGTCCAAGACGTGACGGTCGACGGCGAGTACACGATCGCGGTCGGCCGCGAGGAGTACGTCGTCGAGAAGAAGCCCGAGCCGGTGCGGCTTGCCCCGGCGTCCACGAGCTCCGCGAGCGGCTGGGCGCCGCCGGCGATCACCCCCGACCCCGGTTCGGCGCAGGCGTACGCTGCCGGCGCCGTCGCCGCGAGAGGCTGGTCCTCGAGCGAGTTCGATTGCCTCGTCGCACTCTGGAGCAAGGAATCGGGCTGGCGTGTGAACGCCTACAACGCCTCGAGCGGAGCGTACGGCATCCCGCAGGCGCTGCCCGGCTCGAAGATGGCCACCGCAGGCGCCGACTGGGAGACGAACGCCGCCACCCAGGTCGAATGGGGCCTCGGCTACGTGTCAGGGCGGTACGGCACGCCCTGCGGCGCCTGGGCCCACTCGCAAGACGTCGGCTGGTACTGA